DNA from Streptomyces rishiriensis:
ACCAGGCCCCGCCCGCTCACCACGGAACAAAAACGTCGGGAAATTCTGAATTCCCGTCCATAACACCGGGCAAGGAAACGCGAATACCTTCGGGACTGTCCTTTTCATCAGGCGCTGCACGCGCCCCACCCGCAAAGGATCCCCATGCGTATCCGCTTGTGCCTCGCCGCGCTCTCACTCGTCGGCGGGGCCGGAATCGTCACTCTCTCGGCACCCACCGCATCGGCCGCCGCGTGTGCGGACATCGACGTCGTGGCCGCTCGCGGCACCTTCGAGCCCGGCACCCTCGGCCTGATCGTCGGCGACCCGGTACTCTCCGCATTGCAGAGGGAACTGGCGGGCAAAAGCCTGTCCAGCTATGCGGTGAATTATCCCGCGGACCTTTCCCTGACCTCTGCCGCACAGGGAAACGCGGATCTGGTGAACCACGTCAGGACACAGGCCGCATCCTGCCCGAATCAGCGTTACATTCTCGTCGGATATTCGCAGGGCGCGAATGTCGTCGACAATTCGATCGGCATCAGCAGTGCGGGCGCGGTGGTCGGCAGCCCCATCGTCGCGACCCTCCCCGCGGCGGTCGAGCCGAAGGTCGCGGCGGTCCTGCTGTTCGGCAACCCGATCCGGGCCCTCGGCAAGAGCGTCACCGGCACCTACCAGAGCCGCACGATCGACTTCTGCGCCACCGGTGACCCCATCTGCGAGAACGGCGGCGACGACGTACTGGCACATCTCGGTTACACCGCCGACGCCACCGCGGCGGCCGCCTTCGCCGCCGGCAAGGTCTGACCGCACCGGCACGCCGCCCCACGGGAAGGGCCCGGGAAGGATCTCCTCCCGGGCCCTTCGGACGTACGAGGCCTGTCCGCGACTACCGGGGAGCGCGGGCGAACGCCGAGAGAGCGCCGGACACGGGTTCGGGCCGGCCGTCGTTCTGCACGGGCGCCGCGGTCAGCACGTCGAGGTGCTGGTAGCCGGCGGCGACCACGGGGTGCAGGTCGGCCGGGATGCGGCCCGCGAGCAGTCCGTCGCCCGCGAGCACCGTGAGCGTCGGATTGGCCGTCGGCCCCGTGGGGTGTACCAGGAGTCTGCGCACCTGCGGTGAGGTGGCCAGCTGGATGTCGGTCACCAGTTTGGTCGGGAAGTACTGCTCGGTGAAGTCGAGCGGCTGCTCCGCCAGGCTGCGGGCCAACTCCTGGAGGTCGGTGACCTCCTTGCCCGCGTCGGTGAACGGCGTCCCGTCGGCCGACCGGTACCCGGGGTCGTCCACGTCACCGACCCGGTCGTAGTCGCGCCAGGTGTAGAGCGGCCCGTGGGGCTGCGCGGGGATGGCCTTGTACCCGACGCCGAACAGCTGCGTCGGCTGCATGCCGCCGTTGGCCACGGGGAAACTCTTGTCCGTGACCGGTCCGCCGTCGAAGAACCCCACACTGCTCTGCAGGAACGCCAGCGGTACGGAGTTGTCGTCCATCAGCGCCCCCAGCACCGTGGCATTGGTGAGCCGGAAGTCCTTCACCCCGGGTGAGCCGGTGAGGAAGGCGGCGGTGTCCTTCGAGAACAGGAAACGGTGGGTGGCCTCGATGTTGATGCCGGAGGGCAGGTAGGCCGGCAGGTCCGCCTCGCCGTCCGGGTCGCGCACGGCGCCCAGACCGGCGATGGCGAGCAGGGTCATGGTCTCCGGGTTCAGCAGCACCGGCGCGGACAGCGAGCGGGGCAGCACTCCGGTGTCGAGCCCCGCCTGCACCGCCGCGTAGCCGAGCCCGATGTCCGGCAGGTTGGTGTCGTCGGGCAGGCTGCCGCTCAGGTCGGCGAGCGAGGTGGAGATCGTCGTGTCGAGGGCGAAGTAGCCGGCGCACTGGTTCTGTCCCGCGTCCGCCAGGGTGGCGGGGTCGCCGTCGAAGTCGGCCGCCGCGAAGTACCCGGTGACGACCCCGCCCAGCGAGTGGCCGCCGCACAGCACCTTGCTCTTGCGCAGGCCCTGGTCGGGCAGTTCGTGGACCAGCAGGTCGTACTCGTCCCGCACGGTCTGTTCGATGCCGAGCTTCGCCATCCACCCGAGCCGGGCGTCGCCGACGAAGCCCCCGAAGACCCGGCCGTCGACCTGTTCGGACCGGTAGTAGTAGTCGACGGCGGTGTGCTGGTCGCCGGAGGCGATGCCGGTGCGGTCCTCCAGGCAGTTGGAGCGCCGGTCCAGGGCCCAGAACTCGATGTGCAGCCCCTGCGCGGCGGCCTTGGCGACCGTGCCGCGGGCCACGCTGTCGAACGCTCCGGCGCCCTCCAGGATGCCCGGCTGGGCCACCAGGATCCGGTCGACGTCGGCCGACGCCGCCGGTCCGTCGGCCCAGCGATAGCGCAGATACGACAGCTGGTCGCAGGCCGCCGGACGGTTCCCGAAGGATCGCGGTAACGGCACCTTCACCCGTACCACCGTCTCGGTCACTCCGTCGGCCGGGTGCGTCGACGTCACGGGCGTCTCGGTCCGTGCGCCGTCTGACCGGGCATCCGGGGCGGCCGCGGTGAGCGCTCCCGTGGTCAGCAGCACCGCCAGCAGCGCGCCGCGCCAGGTTCTTCCTCTGCTGCGAGTCGTCTTCATGGCCGGACCATAGGGCCGAAAACCGCGGACGCCGGGGAAGTGCTCACATAAACGCAATGCTCGACGCGGTGATGTGAACTGCCGGTGTGTCCCACCCCGCCGGCGCCCCACGACCTGCGGCCCGGACGTGTGAACGGCCCCGCCGGTGTGGGTCGCACCGGCGGGGCCGTCGTCACGGGATCACGCACGTCGGGGGCGAAGGAGAGAGCCGTACCGGCTACGCCGTGGACCGTGTCAGTAGGTCAGGCTCAGCAGCTCGCCGCTGGTGCCTCGCGCGTTGTTGACGATGAGCACCTGGCCGTCGCGGTTGACGTCGAGCCCCGTGCCCATGATCAGCCTGTCACCGGTCGGGATCTCGGTGACCGCCTTGGTGGCGGTGTCTATCTTCAGCACCTTGCTCGGCTGCGGCGGGTCCCCGACGTAGCCCGGCGTGTACGTCAGAGCGATCAGATCGCCGTTCGGGGCGACGGCGAGGTCCACCACGTTGGTCAGGCCGGTGACCCAGAGCTCGGGACCGTCGGGGCCCACCTTGTATATCCGCGACTGGCCCGCGTAGACGCCGAGGCCGGCGACGTAGGTCGTGCCGTCGGCACCCCGGGCGATGCCGGTGGGCACCCCGTCGCGATCATTCTCGTTCGTCGGCAGCACGAACTGGGTGGTCGTGGTGCCGCCCGCCGTACGGAGCACGGTGTTGGCGCCCGCGTCGGTGGTCAGGTAGCCGCCGCCGCTGCGCAGAACCTTCCACGGGTTGGAGTACGGCTCGCGGCCGTCGGGATTCAGCCGCGTCTCGTGGTCGACGTAGTCCGCGACGATCGAGCCGTCGCGGGTACGCATGAGCGTGCCCAGCGCCTTGGCGTCCGGGCCGAGCGCAGCGCGGGTGTCGCTGTTGAGGCTGGCCGAACTCAGAACGAGGTAACCCCCGTTCGGATCGGGCAGGACACTCGAGGGGCCGACGGCCGCGATCGTGTCCCCGGGCGCGGCACCCGGAGCGGAGGACGTCAGACCGGTGACGACGCGGCCCTGCCACGAGCCCTTGATCTTGTAGACGGAACCGGTCTTGCCCACGCACACCTGCCCGACGGGGCAGCCCGGCAGGCCCTCGCCCGACTCGGCCACGAGCAGGCTGCCGTCGGCCAGGGCAGTGACGTCGCGGGGGTTCTTCAGTCCCGAGGCGATTACCTTGACGGTCGTCGTCGAAACGGCTTCGGCCCCGCTCGTCGCGGCGCCGGCAGGCCCCGCGACGGCCAGGGGCGCGGCGACGACACAGGCCGATACCGCAAGCATGGATTTAGTGAAGGTTCTGCGTGAATTCGACATTCCTCGATCTCTCCTTCTCCCTTGCGCGCTCCGCATCATGCAGGAAAGCGGACGACGTGACGCGGGTGCCACACTAGGGGAGTACGGAGCGCGAAAGCGTGCGATCCAATCCGTCTGACGCCCGTCTCTAGCGGCTCTCCAGAAAGCCTCGATTCCGGCACCAGGATGGGAAACGAAATCCTGCCGTGCAATGGACAATGGGCGGAGCTCTTTTCGCGAGAAAAAGGCCGGTCAAGCCGCTGCGCCGCAGTTCTGCCGACCGGTCGGGGCAGCATGGAGGAGTTGATTTCCACGGGCGGGACGGGAGGCGAACCAGGCGTCGAGTCCGGCGCTGTCATTCACGCGCGGAGTTTGCGGAATGACTCCGCTCCGCCCGGGACCGGACGCGCGCCGGTGATATCCAGGCGGTCGCCGATAAGAATCGGCAGGCGCCTTCTACGGACGGCTCCGGTGGCTACGGCACCAGAGCGTAGAAGCCCAGCACCGCCCGGCAGCATCGCCGGCCACGAACATCCGGCGCCGGTCAGCGTGCGTCCCGGACGCATCCCGGGAACGGGTCGGCGTCGGCGGGGCATGACGGGGCATGACGGGACGGCCGCGGGGCTCGACACGTCTGGCGCGGCGGGCGGGGGCAGGAGTTGCGAGGGCAGGCGGGGCAGGGTCGGGCGAGGCCCAGCGCGGCGCGGCCCAGCGCGGCGCGGCCAGCGGGGCGCGGGGCAGGCCCAGCGGGGCAGAGCAGGTCAGGCTTCCAGGACGGTCGCGGTGACGGGAGTGCCGATCTCGATGGTGCGGCTGACGGTGCACAGCCGGTCGTGGGAGACCGCGACCGCCCGGGGCAGGATCGTGCGGGCCCGGTCCCCGGCGGCGCCCTCGGGGAAACTGACGGAGAAGGTGACCGCGAGGTCGGTCAGCCGGTTGCCGAAATCGTCGCTGATCTTTTCGCCGGTCACGGTGACGGTGAACCCGGCGGGTTCGGCGTGCCGACCGGTGGCGACGTCTACGTCGGCGGCGGAGCAGCCGCCGATCGCCGCGAGCAGGAGTTCGACGGGGGTGAAGCCGGTGCCGCCGTCGGCATCGGAGACGGTACCGAAGTCGATCGTGCCACCGCGGACGTTCGTCGCGGTGAACCGGCCGGCGCCGGTCCGCTCGATGGTGACGAGGCGCTGGGAGTCTTCGCTCATGCCGACGACACTAGCGCCGCGTCCCCGGCGCGCCAGGTGGGCGGAACCCCGTCACGCCGAAGGGGCGCCGTACCGGGTGGCCCCAGCGGACGAGGCCGGTGCGAGGGGCCGGCGTCCCGGCCCTTCCCGGCCCTTCCCGGCCGGGGCTAGGCGCCCCGGCGTACCCGGGCCGCCGCGCGTGCCTCGGCGGCCTGACGTGCCTCGGCGGCCTTGCGCGACTCGCCGCCGCGGCCCGGCCGGCCCGGGCGGGTGCCCATACCGCGGAAGGGAGCGCCGCCGCGCTGCGGACGCTCCGCGGCGACCCCGCTGCCGCCGACGGGGACGCCGGAGGGAGCCTGGGCGCCGGTGATGCGGCTCAGCTCCGCCTCGCCGGAGCGGACCTGCGTGATCTGCGCCCTGATGCCCGCGTCGGACAGCAGACGTGCCACGTCCCGGCGCTGGCTGTGCGTGACCAGGGTGACGACACTGCCGGACTCGCCGGCGCGTGCCGTACGGCCGCCGCGGTGCAGGTAGTCCTTGTGGTCGGCCGGCGGGTCGACGTTGACGACGAGGTCGAGGTTGTCGATGTGGATGCCACGGGCCGCGACGTTGGTCGCCACCAGCACCGTGATCCGGCCGTCCTTGAACTGGGCCAGGGTGTGGTTGCGCTGGGGCTGCGACTTGCCGCCGTGCAGTGCGGCGGCCCTGACACCGCTGCCCAGCAGGTGGCGGGTGAACTGGTCGACGGCGTGCTTGGTGTCCAGGAACATGAGCACGCGCCCCTCGCGGGCGGCGATCTCGGTGGCGGCGGCGTACTTGTCGGCGCCGTGCACCTGAAGAACGTGGTGCTCCATCGTGGTGACCGCGGCCGCCGACGGGTCGACCGAGTGGACCACCGGGTCACGGAGGTAGCGGCGGACCAGGTGGTCGACGTTGCTGTCGAGCGTGGCCGAGAACAGCATGCGCTGGCCGTCGGGCCGTACCTGATCGAGAAGCTCGGTGACCTGCGGAAGGAAGCCCATGTCGGCCATCTGGTCGGCCTCGTCCAGGACCGTGATGTCCACCCGGTCCAGGCGGCAGTCCTTGCGCTCGACGAGATCAGTGAGGCGGCCCGGAGTCGCGACGACCACCTCGGCACCGGCCCGGAGCGCTCCGGACTGCCTGCCGATCGACATGCCGCCGACCACGGTGGCCAGCCTCAGCTTCAGCAACCCGGCGTACGGGGTGAGCGCGTCGCTGACCTGCTGGGCCAGCTCGCGTGTGGGGACGAGGACCAGGGCCAGCGGCTTGCGCGGCTCGGCACGCCGTCCCGCCGTGCGTACCAGGAGGGCCAGGCCGAAGGCGAGCGTCTTGCCCGACCCGGTGCGACCGCGGCCCAGGACGTCGCGGCCTGCGAGCGAGTTCGGCAGCGTCGCGGACTGGATCGGGAACGGCTCGTTCAGGCCGTGCGCGGCGAGCATCTCCAGCAGCGCGGCGGGCATGTCCAGTTCACCGAAGGTCGCTGCGGCGGGAAGTGCGGGGGTGACGGCGACCGGGAGTGCGAACTCGGAACGGTCATTCGTGCGAGCTGAACGGCTCAAAGGAGAACCTTCCTC
Protein-coding regions in this window:
- a CDS encoding cutinase family protein — encoded protein: MRIRLCLAALSLVGGAGIVTLSAPTASAAACADIDVVAARGTFEPGTLGLIVGDPVLSALQRELAGKSLSSYAVNYPADLSLTSAAQGNADLVNHVRTQAASCPNQRYILVGYSQGANVVDNSIGISSAGAVVGSPIVATLPAAVEPKVAAVLLFGNPIRALGKSVTGTYQSRTIDFCATGDPICENGGDDVLAHLGYTADATAAAAFAAGKV
- a CDS encoding ScyD/ScyE family protein, with amino-acid sequence MLAVSACVVAAPLAVAGPAGAATSGAEAVSTTTVKVIASGLKNPRDVTALADGSLLVAESGEGLPGCPVGQVCVGKTGSVYKIKGSWQGRVVTGLTSSAPGAAPGDTIAAVGPSSVLPDPNGGYLVLSSASLNSDTRAALGPDAKALGTLMRTRDGSIVADYVDHETRLNPDGREPYSNPWKVLRSGGGYLTTDAGANTVLRTAGGTTTTQFVLPTNENDRDGVPTGIARGADGTTYVAGLGVYAGQSRIYKVGPDGPELWVTGLTNVVDLAVAPNGDLIALTYTPGYVGDPPQPSKVLKIDTATKAVTEIPTGDRLIMGTGLDVNRDGQVLIVNNARGTSGELLSLTY
- a CDS encoding OsmC family protein codes for the protein MSEDSQRLVTIERTGAGRFTATNVRGGTIDFGTVSDADGGTGFTPVELLLAAIGGCSAADVDVATGRHAEPAGFTVTVTGEKISDDFGNRLTDLAVTFSVSFPEGAAGDRARTILPRAVAVSHDRLCTVSRTIEIGTPVTATVLEA
- a CDS encoding DEAD/DEAH box helicase, with translation MSRSARTNDRSEFALPVAVTPALPAAATFGELDMPAALLEMLAAHGLNEPFPIQSATLPNSLAGRDVLGRGRTGSGKTLAFGLALLVRTAGRRAEPRKPLALVLVPTRELAQQVSDALTPYAGLLKLRLATVVGGMSIGRQSGALRAGAEVVVATPGRLTDLVERKDCRLDRVDITVLDEADQMADMGFLPQVTELLDQVRPDGQRMLFSATLDSNVDHLVRRYLRDPVVHSVDPSAAAVTTMEHHVLQVHGADKYAAATEIAAREGRVLMFLDTKHAVDQFTRHLLGSGVRAAALHGGKSQPQRNHTLAQFKDGRITVLVATNVAARGIHIDNLDLVVNVDPPADHKDYLHRGGRTARAGESGSVVTLVTHSQRRDVARLLSDAGIRAQITQVRSGEAELSRITGAQAPSGVPVGGSGVAAERPQRGGAPFRGMGTRPGRPGRGGESRKAAEARQAAEARAAARVRRGA